From Etheostoma cragini isolate CJK2018 chromosome 10, CSU_Ecrag_1.0, whole genome shotgun sequence, the proteins below share one genomic window:
- the LOC117951324 gene encoding LIM and calponin homology domains-containing protein 1-like isoform X6, whose product MASPVADIGQSHQHHPVTNSAADSAFQEAQTWIEAATGRCFGDKDFRGGLENGILLCELLSSIKPGLVKKINRLPTPVAGLDNLSLFLRGCEELGLKGSQLFDPGDLQDTSTRPTAKGSDCSQKLKNVLITIYWLGRAANSCTSYNGPTLDLKEFEGLLSQMRKEAEEAESPQRSVRDSGYIDCWDSERSDSLSPPRHGREDSFDSLDSFGSRSQQTPSPDVLVARGSSDGRGSDSESDGPPHRKIPDIRKDDMLARRTSISEPRTAMPFNQYLPNKSNQSGYLPTPLRKKKNDKEDGARKSWSTATSPVGGDRPLSPNELPSLDDPPGESPSLSATPPLQPQIQIQKKNQTKKDDEEGKQTASTLCLEIHAAGLRRSSEPLPCRVPQPCAEPPMVNVTHLIITSEQSIRSCSEELFHHSTTLAANTAATPAVAAIPIITPGKHPPVLEQEEAAVTKGATGILLVAERDEKLARQMLISPKHISIQSPPHFLSVPTTVATGTTATTDTGRRKGRALSESDDPQGGNSWLASSLPATFSRTHSVSDDPQSVSMIDMRGEEEAILQPHSQVRHELMHNQYNRMKEEDDHWQDDLARWKNRRRSISQDLIKKEEERKMMEQLLSGDTCTSMRRRSIKTYREIVQDKERREDELRDAYRRARTPEEASFILQRYAQRFSISDAVLERLQLPKILDRSLSADPSFSGSPFPLSLSTSPTTPDPFDMDPNGPMKYLRQLSAPAPKFTSTLEAQIEEFPKDSSNQRPQIRSRSSEPPSTRNLSPKPVPLLTPRPYFHSGPTTAEPWPSKADGFLRVNGIGSDDFLSTTDSQGRESPPHFQASASKTSNSTVDAPSSAALPTCSTHTSTREESAVSTKAKEAQCGTEPVSKDVQAEKVIQHSTPPSRPTSLPSELQKPEESIGKTESQSVAAPEVKSSAAAQEMPLAEAKQEQDITEPSGQSICNLVQSGISTQQSQPVTLQASVPSFHEFQQRRENAPSLAAPGSFEYHPPRETTAEETEKDCRGNEKYQCEQEKLKEEWEKAQREVAEEERKYHEEERRILEETVTPLTPRSSALPSPSRGEVSSSSEPQDTIVRSLGDWERKQELLERHSKASTESVEWKRRENDRTSDISTADDSMKTGRSLGSQSSSQPETLGHSLHNGQKLPAMPSKTSTPVKKQEELSADSNKPNRPAGDRRSDPVDNIMCPSSSKSPTACPPPPDTLPPTPNRSVSGKKLCSSCGQPLGKGAAMIIETLSLYFHIHCFKCGVCKGQLGDTTTGTDVRIRNGLLNCHQCYIRSRSAGQPTTL is encoded by the exons GGGAAGTGACTGCAGCCAAAAGCTCAAGAAT GTTCTAATCACCATCTACTGGTTGGGTCGTGCTGCTAACAGCTGTACCTCCTACAACGGTCCCACGCTGGACCTGAAAGAGTTTGAGGGCCTGCTTTCACAGATGCGAAAG GAGGCAGAGGAGGCAGAGAGCCCTCAACGCAGCGTCCGGGACAGTGGCTACATCGACTGCTGGGACTCTGAGCGCAGCGACTCTCTCTCCCCACCACGCCACGGCCGCGAGGACTCGTTCGACAGTCTGGACTCCTTCGGCTCACGCTCACAACAAACCCCATCGCCGGACGTCCTGGTCGCCCGCGGCAGCAGTGATG GCCGCGGCAGTGACTCAGAGTCCGATGGTCCCCCCCACAGAAAGATACCTGACATACGTAAGGATGACATGTTGGCACGTCGGACGTCCATCAGCGAACCACGAACAGCCATGCCTTTCAACCAGTACCTGCCAAACAAGAGCAACCAGAGTGGATATTTGCCCACTCCACTCCGCAAGAAGAAGAACGATAAAGAAGATGGAGCACGCAAGAGTTGGAGTACTGCTACTTCACCTGTAGGGGGAGACAGACCACTCAG TCCAAATGAGCTCCCTAGCTTAGACGACCCACCTGGAGAGTCCCCCAGCTTGTCCGCTACCCCGCCCCTTCAACCCCAGATACAGATTCAGAAGAAGAACCAGACTAAAAAGGACGATGAGGAAGGGAAGCAGACTGCCTCTACACTTTGCCTTGAGATCCATGCAGCAGGCTTAAGGAGGAGCAGTGAGCCTCTGCCATGTAGAGTCCCCCAACCCTGTGCAGAGCCACCCATGGTGAACGTAACTCACCTGATCATCACCTCTGAGCAAAG TATTCGCTCGTGCTCAGAGGAACTCTTCCACCATTCCACGACTCTAGCAGCAAACACTGCAGCAACCCCCGCAGTTGCAGCAATCCCCATCATCACCCCCGGGAAGCATCCACCTGTGCTGGAGCAAGAGGAGGCGGCTGTGACAAAGGGAGCCACTGGTATCCTATTAGTCGCAGAACGAGATGAGAAGCTGGCTCGCCAAATGCTGATCTCTCCCAAACACATCAGTATTCAGAGTCCCCCCCACTTCCTTTCTGTGCCCACTACCGTGGCAACTGgtacaacagcaacaactgaTACAGGACGACGGAAGGGAAGGGCGCTCAGTGAAAGTGACGACCCACAAGGAGGGAACTCTTGGTTGGCAAGCAGTCTTCCAGCAAC ATTCAGCCGCACACATAGTGTGTCAGATGATCCACA GAGTGTAAGTATGATCGATATGCGTGGTGAGGAGGAGGCCATCTTGCAGCCCCACAGTCAGGTGCGTCATGAGCTGATGCACAACCAGTATAACAGGATGAAGGAAGAGGACGATCACTGGCAGGAT GACCTGGCCCGATGGAAAAATCGGAGGAGGAGTATTTCCCAGGACTTAAtcaagaaggaggaggagaggaagatgatGGAGCAGTTGCTGTCTGGAGACACCTGTACCTCCATGAGGAGGAGAAGCATCAAGACTTACAGAGAGATAGTGCAGGACAA GGAGCGTCGTGAGGATGAGCTGCGGGATGCATACAGGAGAGCCAGAACCCCAGAGGAGGCTTCATTCATCCTCCAGCGTTATGCCCAGCGTTTCTCCATCAGTGATGCAGTCCTGGAACGCCTACAGTTGCCAAAGATCCTGGACCGCAGCCTATCTGCTGATCCCTCCTTCTCCGGCTcacccttccctctctccctgtccaCCTCCCCAACGACCCCAGACCCCTTTGACATGGACCCCAACGGACCCATGAAGTATCTGCGCCAGCTGTCTGCCCCAGCTCCAAAGTTCACGTCTACACTGGAAGCGCAAATCGAGGAGTTTCCCAAAGACTCTTCAAACCAGCGGCCTCAGATTCGATCTCGCTCGTCTGAGCCGCCATCTACCAGAAACCTGTCGCCTAAACCTGTGCCTTTGCTGACGCCCAGGCCTTACTTCCATTCCGGACCTACAACGGCTGAACCATGGCCCAGCAAG GCGGATGGTTTTCTCCGAGTCAACGGCATAGGAAGTGACGACTTTCTTTCCACTACTGACAGTCAAGGAAGGGAATCTCCTCCTCATTTTCAGGCATCCGCTTCCAAAACCAGCAACAGCACTGTAGATGCTCCGTCGTCAGCAGCCTTACCAACATGCAGTACACACACCTCAACAAGAGAAGAAAGCGCTGTGTCAACAAAGGCCAAGGAGGCACAGTGTGGCACAGAACCTGTTTCTAAGGACGTCCAAGCCGAGAAAGTCATTCAGCATTCGACACCACCCAGCCGGCCCACCTCGCTGCCATCG GAGCTGCAGAAGCCAGAAGAAAGCATTGGGAAGACTGAAAGCCAGTCAGTAGCTGCTCCAGAGGTGAAGTCAAGTGCTGCAGCTCAAGAAATGCCTCTTGCAG aAGCCAAACAAGAACAAGACATAACTGAACCATCTGGTCAAAGCATCTGCAACCTTGTCCAGTCAGGGATCAGCACACAGCAAAGTCAGCCGGTAACTTTACAG GCAAGTGTTCCTAGTTTCCACGAGTTCCAACAGCGAAGAGAGAATGCACCAAGCTTAGCTGCACCAGGATCATTTGAGTATCACCCACCAAGGGAAACGACAGCCG AAGAGACGGAGAAGGATTGCCGTGGCAAC gaGAAGTACCAGTGCGAGCAGGAGAAGCTGAAGGAGGAGTGGGAGAAAGCACAGAGGGAGGTggcggaggaggagaggaagtaCCACGAGGAG GAGCGTAGGATACTGGAGGAAACTGTGACGCCTCTAACTCCCCGCTCCTCAGCTCTGCCCTCCCCCAGCCGAGGCGAGGTCTCCTCTAGCTCGGAGCCCCAGGACACCATCGTCCGTTCACTTGGTGACTGGGAACGCAAACAGGAACTGCTGGAGAGGCACTCG AAGGCAAGCACAGAGAGTGTCGAATGGAAACGAAGAGAAAACGACAGGACCAGTGATATCAGCACCGCTGATGACAGCATGAAAACAGGCAGAAG CTTGGGGAGTCAGAGCAGCAGTCAGCCGGAGACACTCGGTCACAGTCTGCACAACGGCCAAAAACTCCCTGCGATGCCGAGCAAAACCTCGACTCCTGTCAAGAAACAAGAAGAACTTTCAGCAGACAGCAACAAGCCCAACCGGCCTGCAGGAGACAGgag GAGTGATCCAGTAGATAATATCATGTGCCCCAGCTCATCAAAAAGCCCCACAGCATGTCCACCACCTCCAGACACACTGCCTCCAACACCTAACAG GTCTGTCAGTGGGAAGAAACTGTGCTCCAGCTGTGGGCAGCCGTTAGGGAAGGGGGCCGCCATGATCATAGAGACCCTCAGTCTTTACTTCCACATTCACTGCTTTAAG TGCGGCGTGTGTAAAGGACAGTTAGGCGACACGACCACGGGGACGGACGTCCGGATCAGAAACGGTCTCCTCAACTGCCACCAGTGCTACATCCGCTCCCGCT CGGCCGGACAGCCAACCACGTTGTGA
- the LOC117951324 gene encoding LIM and calponin homology domains-containing protein 1-like isoform X2 translates to MASPVADIGQSHQHHPVTNSAADSAFQEAQTWIEAATGRCFGDKDFRGGLENGILLCELLSSIKPGLVKKINRLPTPVAGLDNLSLFLRGCEELGLKGSQLFDPGDLQDTSTRPTAKGSDCSQKLKNVLITIYWLGRAANSCTSYNGPTLDLKEFEGLLSQMRKEAEEAESPQRSVRDSGYIDCWDSERSDSLSPPRHGREDSFDSLDSFGSRSQQTPSPDVLVARGSSDGRGSDSESDGPPHRKIPDIRKDDMLARRTSISEPRTAMPFNQYLPNKSNQSGYLPTPLRKKKNDKEDGARKSWSTATSPVGGDRPLSPNELPSLDDPPGESPSLSATPPLQPQIQIQKKNQTKKDDEEGKQTASTLCLEIHAAGLRRSSEPLPCRVPQPCAEPPMVNVTHLIITSEQSIRSCSEELFHHSTTLAANTAATPAVAAIPIITPGKHPPVLEQEEAAVTKGATGILLVAERDEKLARQMLISPKHISIQSPPHFLSVPTTVATGTTATTDTGRRKGRALSESDDPQGGNSWLASSLPATSVSMIDMRGEEEAILQPHSQVRHELMHNQYNRMKEEDDHWQDDLARWKNRRRSISQDLIKKEEERKMMEQLLSGDTCTSMRRRSIKTYREIVQDKERREDELRDAYRRARTPEEASFILQRYAQRFSISDAVLERLQLPKILDRSLSADPSFSGSPFPLSLSTSPTTPDPFDMDPNGPMKYLRQLSAPAPKFTSTLEAQIEEFPKDSSNQRPQIRSRSSEPPSTRNLSPKPVPLLTPRPYFHSGPTTAEPWPSKADGFLRVNGIGSDDFLSTTDSQGRESPPHFQASASKTSNSTVDAPSSAALPTCSTHTSTREESAVSTKAKEAQCGTEPVSKDVQAEKVIQHSTPPSRPTSLPSELQKPEESIGKTESQSVAAPEVKSSAAAQEMPLAEAKQEQDITEPSGQSICNLVQSGISTQQSQPVTLQASVPSFHEFQQRRENAPSLAAPGSFEYHPPRETTAEFANSVRSPLTTSNPKLRWEFFVPPEETEKDCRGNVSVPVLPQARRGDRWSWDPDEERKRQERWQQEQERMLQEKYQCEQEKLKEEWEKAQREVAEEERKYHEEERRILEETVTPLTPRSSALPSPSRGEVSSSSEPQDTIVRSLGDWERKQELLERHSKASTESVEWKRRENDRTSDISTADDSMKTGRSLGSQSSSQPETLGHSLHNGQKLPAMPSKTSTPVKKQEELSADSNKPNRPAGDRRSDPVDNIMCPSSSKSPTACPPPPDTLPPTPNRSVSGKKLCSSCGQPLGKGAAMIIETLSLYFHIHCFKCGVCKGQLGDTTTGTDVRIRNGLLNCHQCYIRSRSAGQPTTL, encoded by the exons GGGAAGTGACTGCAGCCAAAAGCTCAAGAAT GTTCTAATCACCATCTACTGGTTGGGTCGTGCTGCTAACAGCTGTACCTCCTACAACGGTCCCACGCTGGACCTGAAAGAGTTTGAGGGCCTGCTTTCACAGATGCGAAAG GAGGCAGAGGAGGCAGAGAGCCCTCAACGCAGCGTCCGGGACAGTGGCTACATCGACTGCTGGGACTCTGAGCGCAGCGACTCTCTCTCCCCACCACGCCACGGCCGCGAGGACTCGTTCGACAGTCTGGACTCCTTCGGCTCACGCTCACAACAAACCCCATCGCCGGACGTCCTGGTCGCCCGCGGCAGCAGTGATG GCCGCGGCAGTGACTCAGAGTCCGATGGTCCCCCCCACAGAAAGATACCTGACATACGTAAGGATGACATGTTGGCACGTCGGACGTCCATCAGCGAACCACGAACAGCCATGCCTTTCAACCAGTACCTGCCAAACAAGAGCAACCAGAGTGGATATTTGCCCACTCCACTCCGCAAGAAGAAGAACGATAAAGAAGATGGAGCACGCAAGAGTTGGAGTACTGCTACTTCACCTGTAGGGGGAGACAGACCACTCAG TCCAAATGAGCTCCCTAGCTTAGACGACCCACCTGGAGAGTCCCCCAGCTTGTCCGCTACCCCGCCCCTTCAACCCCAGATACAGATTCAGAAGAAGAACCAGACTAAAAAGGACGATGAGGAAGGGAAGCAGACTGCCTCTACACTTTGCCTTGAGATCCATGCAGCAGGCTTAAGGAGGAGCAGTGAGCCTCTGCCATGTAGAGTCCCCCAACCCTGTGCAGAGCCACCCATGGTGAACGTAACTCACCTGATCATCACCTCTGAGCAAAG TATTCGCTCGTGCTCAGAGGAACTCTTCCACCATTCCACGACTCTAGCAGCAAACACTGCAGCAACCCCCGCAGTTGCAGCAATCCCCATCATCACCCCCGGGAAGCATCCACCTGTGCTGGAGCAAGAGGAGGCGGCTGTGACAAAGGGAGCCACTGGTATCCTATTAGTCGCAGAACGAGATGAGAAGCTGGCTCGCCAAATGCTGATCTCTCCCAAACACATCAGTATTCAGAGTCCCCCCCACTTCCTTTCTGTGCCCACTACCGTGGCAACTGgtacaacagcaacaactgaTACAGGACGACGGAAGGGAAGGGCGCTCAGTGAAAGTGACGACCCACAAGGAGGGAACTCTTGGTTGGCAAGCAGTCTTCCAGCAAC GAGTGTAAGTATGATCGATATGCGTGGTGAGGAGGAGGCCATCTTGCAGCCCCACAGTCAGGTGCGTCATGAGCTGATGCACAACCAGTATAACAGGATGAAGGAAGAGGACGATCACTGGCAGGAT GACCTGGCCCGATGGAAAAATCGGAGGAGGAGTATTTCCCAGGACTTAAtcaagaaggaggaggagaggaagatgatGGAGCAGTTGCTGTCTGGAGACACCTGTACCTCCATGAGGAGGAGAAGCATCAAGACTTACAGAGAGATAGTGCAGGACAA GGAGCGTCGTGAGGATGAGCTGCGGGATGCATACAGGAGAGCCAGAACCCCAGAGGAGGCTTCATTCATCCTCCAGCGTTATGCCCAGCGTTTCTCCATCAGTGATGCAGTCCTGGAACGCCTACAGTTGCCAAAGATCCTGGACCGCAGCCTATCTGCTGATCCCTCCTTCTCCGGCTcacccttccctctctccctgtccaCCTCCCCAACGACCCCAGACCCCTTTGACATGGACCCCAACGGACCCATGAAGTATCTGCGCCAGCTGTCTGCCCCAGCTCCAAAGTTCACGTCTACACTGGAAGCGCAAATCGAGGAGTTTCCCAAAGACTCTTCAAACCAGCGGCCTCAGATTCGATCTCGCTCGTCTGAGCCGCCATCTACCAGAAACCTGTCGCCTAAACCTGTGCCTTTGCTGACGCCCAGGCCTTACTTCCATTCCGGACCTACAACGGCTGAACCATGGCCCAGCAAG GCGGATGGTTTTCTCCGAGTCAACGGCATAGGAAGTGACGACTTTCTTTCCACTACTGACAGTCAAGGAAGGGAATCTCCTCCTCATTTTCAGGCATCCGCTTCCAAAACCAGCAACAGCACTGTAGATGCTCCGTCGTCAGCAGCCTTACCAACATGCAGTACACACACCTCAACAAGAGAAGAAAGCGCTGTGTCAACAAAGGCCAAGGAGGCACAGTGTGGCACAGAACCTGTTTCTAAGGACGTCCAAGCCGAGAAAGTCATTCAGCATTCGACACCACCCAGCCGGCCCACCTCGCTGCCATCG GAGCTGCAGAAGCCAGAAGAAAGCATTGGGAAGACTGAAAGCCAGTCAGTAGCTGCTCCAGAGGTGAAGTCAAGTGCTGCAGCTCAAGAAATGCCTCTTGCAG aAGCCAAACAAGAACAAGACATAACTGAACCATCTGGTCAAAGCATCTGCAACCTTGTCCAGTCAGGGATCAGCACACAGCAAAGTCAGCCGGTAACTTTACAG GCAAGTGTTCCTAGTTTCCACGAGTTCCAACAGCGAAGAGAGAATGCACCAAGCTTAGCTGCACCAGGATCATTTGAGTATCACCCACCAAGGGAAACGACAGCCG AGTTTGCAAACAGTGTCAGGTCTCCGCTGACAACCAGCAACCCTAAGTTACGCTGGGAGTTCTTCGTTCCGCCAG AAGAGACGGAGAAGGATTGCCGTGGCAAC GTGTCAGTCCCGGTGTTGCCCCAGGCCAGGCGGGGTGACCGCTGGTCTTGGGACCCGGATGAGGAGCGAAAGCGTCAGGAAAGGTGGCAGCAAGAGCAGGAGCGCATGCTGCAG gaGAAGTACCAGTGCGAGCAGGAGAAGCTGAAGGAGGAGTGGGAGAAAGCACAGAGGGAGGTggcggaggaggagaggaagtaCCACGAGGAG GAGCGTAGGATACTGGAGGAAACTGTGACGCCTCTAACTCCCCGCTCCTCAGCTCTGCCCTCCCCCAGCCGAGGCGAGGTCTCCTCTAGCTCGGAGCCCCAGGACACCATCGTCCGTTCACTTGGTGACTGGGAACGCAAACAGGAACTGCTGGAGAGGCACTCG AAGGCAAGCACAGAGAGTGTCGAATGGAAACGAAGAGAAAACGACAGGACCAGTGATATCAGCACCGCTGATGACAGCATGAAAACAGGCAGAAG CTTGGGGAGTCAGAGCAGCAGTCAGCCGGAGACACTCGGTCACAGTCTGCACAACGGCCAAAAACTCCCTGCGATGCCGAGCAAAACCTCGACTCCTGTCAAGAAACAAGAAGAACTTTCAGCAGACAGCAACAAGCCCAACCGGCCTGCAGGAGACAGgag GAGTGATCCAGTAGATAATATCATGTGCCCCAGCTCATCAAAAAGCCCCACAGCATGTCCACCACCTCCAGACACACTGCCTCCAACACCTAACAG GTCTGTCAGTGGGAAGAAACTGTGCTCCAGCTGTGGGCAGCCGTTAGGGAAGGGGGCCGCCATGATCATAGAGACCCTCAGTCTTTACTTCCACATTCACTGCTTTAAG TGCGGCGTGTGTAAAGGACAGTTAGGCGACACGACCACGGGGACGGACGTCCGGATCAGAAACGGTCTCCTCAACTGCCACCAGTGCTACATCCGCTCCCGCT CGGCCGGACAGCCAACCACGTTGTGA